Proteins encoded by one window of Antechinus flavipes isolate AdamAnt ecotype Samford, QLD, Australia chromosome 4, AdamAnt_v2, whole genome shotgun sequence:
- the LOC127562687 gene encoding translation initiation factor IF-2-like produces MGRAGRGRSTCRRGGSQAPRPLCLRPGSGPSPFSGSPTAFVLPPASACGAGSPRAPGNASAGMELAGRREGGEGAGGEGEEKGRGGEKKGGEGGEERREARAGAQSGPSPSQSRQGLPGGAGQAPEPQPKARSPKPGKRSGAGPGPPRAPPGACEVTPSRRPAERASSLHPRSRLKLGTLVIKLSGWRGWRGRGREDSPSFRAAPRPVPSSAALYPPHTPLHCASGSVPGEGRSCPRARAWGLGGGAERRPPAAPLAGRKEAPPRLGSSRDLGPEESSQVGADVVGGERFWGRSDGDTHTRVQTYTLGGTPRPRGLVRPR; encoded by the coding sequence ATGGGccgggcggggagggggaggagcaCCTGCCGCAGGGGCGGCTCTCAGGCTCCCCGACCACTCTGCCTCCGCCCGGGCAGCGGCCCTTCTCCCTTCTCGGGCTCCCCGACGGCCTTTGTTCTCCCGCCAGCATCTGCATGCGGAGCAGGCTCCCCCAGAGCCCCGGGAAATGCAAGTGCGGGAATGGAGCTCgcggggagaagagagggaggggaaggagcgggaggggagggggaagaaaaggggaggggaggagagaaaaagggtggggaggggggagaggagcgGAGGGAGGCCAGGGCAGGGGCCCAGAGCGGCCCCTCTCCCTCCCAAAGCAGGCAGGGGCTTCCGGGCGGTGCGGGCCAGGCCCCAGAGCCGCAGCCCAAGGCCCGGTCCCCAAAGCCCGGGAAGCGCTCTGGCGCTGGCCCGGGGCCTCCGAGGGCGCCCCCCGGGGCCTGCGAGGTCACCCCCTCCCGGCGCCCAGCCGAGCGCGCCAGCAGCCTGCACCCACGTAGCAGATTAAAATTAGGCACCCTGGTTATTAAACTGTCAGGGTGGAGGGGATGGCGCGGGCGCGGCCGGGAGGATTCGCCTTCATTCCGTGCTGCTCCGCGGCCTGTTCCGTCATCAGCGGCCCTTTACCCACCGCACACACCGTTGCACTGCGCCAGCGGCTCGGTGCCAGGGGAAGGAAGGAGCTGCCCCCGGGCCAGAGCTTGgggcctgggggggggggcagaaaggCGCCCCCCGGCGGCTCCTCTCGCAGGGAGGAAGGAGGCCCCACCAAGGCTCGGGAGCTCGAGGGACCTCGGTCCGGAGGAATCCTCCCAGGTCGGGGCGGACGTGGTCGGGGGGGAGCGCTTCTGGGGGAGGTCAGACGGGGACACGCACACGCGCGTGCAAACGTACACACTGGGGGGCACACCCCGCCCGCGGGGCCTGGTCCGGCCACGATGA
- the LOC127562688 gene encoding RNA-binding protein 25-like — translation MKETQRDRQKRETETEREIERHRDRQKRERDTQRQTEKRQRQTEERQRDRQKRERQTQRQTDRRERHTETEERKRDRDRQKRERQTQRQTDRKEIHRDRQKRERDRDRQTEERKRARDRQREERKRDRDRQKRERETETDRRETHTETDRQKRETHRDRQKGERETETEERKRHTETDRREKESQRQKRETDRREKGIHRDRQTEKRYTETDRRERETETDRQKREKELETDREKRERETETDRREKERQRQTEERHTQRQTDRREKHIETDRREKERQRQKRERDTQRQTEERKRVRDRRERQTEERKGYTETDRQKRDRDRQKRERDTQIQTERHRDRQKRDTQRQTEERDTQTEERHTQRQTEERKR, via the exons atgaaagagacacagagagacagacagaagagagagacagagacagaaagagagatagagagacacagagacagacagaagagagaaagagacacacagagacagacagaaaagagacagagacagacagaagagagacagagagacagacagaagagagaaagacaaacacagagacagacagacagaagagagagacacacagagacagaagagagaaagagagacagagacagacagaagagagaaagacaaacacagagacagacagacagaaaagagatacacagagacagacagaagagagagagagacagagacagacagacagaagagagaaagagagctagagacagacagagagaagagagaaagagagacagagacagacagaagagagaaagagagacagagacagacagaagagagacacacacagagacagacagacagaagagagaaacacatagagacagacagaagggagaaagagagacagagacagaagagagaaagagacacacagagacagacagaagagagaaagagagtcagagacagaagagagagacagacagaagagagaaagggatacacagagacagacagacagaaaagagatacacagagacagacagaagagagagagagacagagacagacagacagaagagagaaaaagagctagagacagacagagagaagagagaaagagagacagagacagacagaagagagaaagagagacagagacagacagaagagagacacacacagagacagacagacagaagagagaaacacatagagacagacagaagggagaaagagagacagagacagaagagagaaagagacacacagagacagacagaagagagaaagagagtcagagacagaagagagagacagacagaagagagaaagggatacacagagacagacagacagaaaagagacagagacagacagaagagagaaagagatacacagatacagacagagag acacagagacagacagaagagagacacacagagacagacagaagagagagacacacagacagaagaaagacacacacagaggcagacagaagagagaaagagatag